The following nucleotide sequence is from Halapricum desulfuricans.
CGAAGACGGCCTGGAACGCGACCGCGTCCCGGATCGTCGGCTGGCCCGGCAGCGGCCGAAACTCGATGCGAGCGTTGGCCTGCGAGCGGGTCGCGCCGTCGAAGACGGGCCGCACCCACCGCCAGTAGGAGCCGTGCTTGTGCCGGACGTGGGCGAACTGGTCGTCGAAGCGCTCGCCGCGGGCGACCTCCATCGGGACGATCGTCTCGTCGGCGACGATGGCGTCGATGGCGTCCTCGACGGTCTCGAAATCGGGCGGGAAACACACTTTGTCCGGGATCGACTCGTCGGTGGCGTTCAGCACCGACTCGAACACCGAGACGCGGTGTTCCATCCAGGCGTCGTCCAGGATCGTCGCGTCGGGGACGTCGTCGTAGAGGTCCGGCGGGAAGAACGGCGAGTTGACCCCGAGCGCGAGCAGCGGCCCGGCGATCCGCAGCGCGTACCGGAAGTACTCGGGCAGGTCGGGCGCGTGAGGCACCTGGACGTGGGGCTGGATCGAGGTGATCAAACTCTCGGGCATGACCGTGTCGGCCTCAAGCGTGACGTTCGGCGCGTCCAGGCGCAGCCCCGAGGGATAGTCGGTGTTTGCCATCGCGTGATAGCGGACGGAATCGGACATGTTCGTCGCGATGCGGATCCCGTCGGCCTCGACCGAGTCACAGAGATACGAGCGGGCGGTCTCGCCGTTCGGCGGGACGGTCCACATCCCGTCGCTGACCAGCCGGATGTCGTCTGCGCGCGTGCGCTCCTGAGCGGGGACCAAGTTGGCTTGCAGTTCCTGTTCCTGGGCGGCCAGCCCGTAGGAGTTCAGCGGCTGCGGGCTGGTCTGCATCTCGGCGTTGTGCAGGCCGAGTTCCTTTTCGAAGCCGATCCGCTCGAGCAACGGGCGGGGTACCCGCTGGAGCGCGTCGGTCCGGTCGTCGACGGCGTACAGCTCCAGCTCGAGACCGACGATCGTCTCGCTGTTGTCGAAGGTCCCGTCCCGAACTTCCGCTTTGAGCCGTTCGGCCTCCTCGACCGCCTGTGCCTGAAACTCCTCGGCGTCGACTGCGAGCGACTTCTCGACGGCGGCCGCGAGTTCGGATGCCGACATACGCCTCGATTGCGCGCCGGGTATGTTGATACTGTCGGCTGCGGTCACACCGGGACGACCACGACCGGCCGGTCGGCTTCGCCGGCGACGGCCGCCGCGGTACTCCCGAGACCCGCGCTTTCCCGTTCGGGATCGCCGCTCCGTCGACCGACGAGGAGCTCGTCGGCGTCGACGTCGGCCGCCAGCTCGAGGATCTCCCCGACCGGGTCGCCCTCGCGCTGCTCGGTCCAGACAGTCGCTGCAGCGAGACGCGCGCGCGCAACGTTGATCGCGTCGCCGACATCCCGTTGCGGGGTTTCCGGCTCGACGACGCCGAGTATCATCACCGTGTCGTCGTCAGTGAGTCGGTCGGATAGGTAGTCACAGACCGCTGCTGTCGTGTGGACCGACGCGCTTGCGAGGAGATACGTGGTCATGGTGCTGTCGTCGCGTCGCCGTCAGCGCCCGAACTCGTCCGGGTCGTCGCCGAACCCGCCGAACTCGTCGTCTTCCTCCTTGAGGTCGTCGAGTTCCTCGCCGCCGAACTCCTCGGGTTCCTCGTCCTCGACCTCGAACGATTCCGGCGGTCGGCCGGCCGCCTCGACGACTCCGTCGTCGACGATGATCGGACAGTCGACTCGCAGCGCGATCGCGATCCCGTCGCTCGGTCGCGCGTCGAAGACGGCGTCTTTCCGTGACCCCTCGTTGTACTGTTCGGCGTCGATCTTCGCGTAGAAGGTGCCGTCCGCCAGGTCGTCGATCCGGACGCGATCGATCGCGCCGCCGAACTCCGAGAGCATCTCGATCAGCAGGTCGTGTGTCAGCGGTCGCTCGAAGGGCTCCTCGTCGATCGCCAGCTGCATCGACTGGGCCTGATCGGCGCTGACGAAGATCGGCACGTACTGCCCGCCGGCCCGCAACAGGACGACGGGCGCGCCGGCTCCTTCCTCCCCGACCCCGACGCCGATCCCCTCGACTGTCGCCTCGTGTTCCATGTCCCGACGTTTGGTGCGCACTGTCAAAAGTACTCGGGCGCGCCATCGAAGACCGGTCGTGCTACCGGCGGGACGTGGCCCGAATTCGATCATCCGATATAAATCTGTCGTCGATTAAGTCGGTTTGACGGACCAAACCGCCGCAATTCGGATCGATCGACCCTGAACCGGCTTCGGCGAGTTCCCGGTTGAAGTGGCTCTCTCGACATAGGTCCGACCGGAGGCAACGAACATGAATCTCACAAAGATCGCAGGCATCGCCCTCGCAGTGGTGCTCGTCGCCGGCGGTACGGCGGCGGCCCTGCCGGGCAACGCCACAGGCGCGAGCGACGCGCCCACGGACGGACCGACGATTGAACAGCCGAACGCCACGGCCGACGCGGACGACGCCAACGAGACGGCGGCCGACGCGGACGACGCCGACGAGACGGCTGAAGCCGGGTCCGAGCGCGGACCGCCGGCTGACCGCGGTCCGGACGCCGATCGTGGCCCGCACGCGAGTGACGACCGCGGTCCGAACGCCGACCACGAACGTGGCCCGCCGACCGATATGCCCGAGCAGGTCCCCGACTTCGTGACCGAGATCCACGAAACGATCAACCAGTTCCTCGACGGCGAACTGGAGGGCGACCTCGGCTCGGCGATCGCCGAGATCACGCCGGACGACGGCGATAGCGACGACCAGACCGAAGACGAGAGCGACGACCAGACCGAAGACGAGAGCGACGACCAGACCGACGCGGACGAGCAAGACGACAGCGAGGATCAGACTGGAGACGAGCAGCGCGACGACGAAACCGCAGACAGCGACAATCAGACCGACGCGGACGACACCGTCGAGAGCTAGGTCCCGAGACAGACAGACAGACAGACTCCCCTGCGCTCGGCCCTCCGCCGGGAAATCGCCGGTAACGCCGTTCTTTTCTATCGGACTCGCGTACGCGCTGGCATGAGTGCCTCCAGCGTAGAGGTCGAACTCGACCGCAAGCAGGCGACGCTGGCGGTGTTGCCCTTCCTACTGCTGGGGCTGGGGAACCTGGCACTGTTGCTCGGATGGGGACTGAAACCGCTGTGGGCGTTTCTGATCCTGCCGCCGATCCTGTTCATCAGCGTGCTGGCCTGGATCGCCTTCCGGACGGGGTTCGTCCGCGACGAGGGCGAGGCCTAGGAAAACAGCTCGTCGACGGCGGCCCGCGCGGCCAGCGCGGCGTCGTCGGCGAGTTGCCGATCGTCGATCCGGTCGTCCGCGACGTCGAGATAGACGTCGACTTCGAGCACGCCCTCCTCGAAGGTCACGGTGATGTCGAGGTCGTCGACTACCGAGCGGTCACTGCGCGAAAAAATGACGTTCTCAGCCGCGTCGGCGGCTGTCTTGACGACTTCGCTGTCCTCGACCATGGCCTCAGTCGCCGCCGGGACCGATGTCGGGGCTCGGGCCGCCAGCACCGCCGCCGCCACCGCCGCCGAGCATCTGCTGGAGCTCCTGCTGGAGTTCTTCGAACTGTTCCTGGACGCGTTCTTCCTGTTTCTCGAGGGTCTCGACGCGGACTCCGAGGTTGTCGACCTTCTCTTCGAGGTCGTCGTAGGCCTCGTCGTAGTCGCTCTCGACGAGCAGCTCGCCGACCTGTCGGTACATGCCCGTGTCCTCGTCGATGTCCTCCAGCGCGTCGAGCGCGCTCTCGGCCTCCGAGAGCTGGGTCTCGGCCTGCTGTTTCTGCGTGGCGACCTGCTGGGCCGTCTCCTGCAGATCCTGCAGTTCCTCGAGTTTCTCCTGTGCTTCAGGCGGCAGATTACCCTGCATATCCGGACCGTCGTGACCCGGACTGTTAAACCCACGTTTTTGTCCCGGCCAGCACGCGACCGCTCGACGCCAGCCGACAGTGTTAATCCGTGCGACCGACTACGTCAACTGGCAGCGGGAGCCCGGACCCCGTGCCCCGGACCAGCGTTCCGGCCTCGCCGGAACGCGCGCAAGGGGCATGAGGAAAGTCCCCCCACCGTCCGGGCAGGTGACCGGGTGCAAACCCGGAGCGGGAGACCGCTGGCTCTGGAACAGAAACGAGACCGCTCTGCTCGACTGATGAGGCGTGCGAACCCCGACTGACGAAGGTCGGGTCGACTGCCGGACGAAAGCCCGGTAGAGTGACCCGCCGAGAAAGGAACGGGGAGCTGACCCGCCGAAGGCCGACAGCAGAGGACGGATGGAACGGCGAATCCTCACCGGTGCAAGTCCGCGCCACAAGGTAGCCCGGACGCGGCGCGGACGCTCAGCCGAATGCCGGGCCGAACAGAAGGGGGCTTACTCCCCGCAGCCGCTCGAACCCGCGAGCGACCGCGCCGGTTTTTCGATCGCAACGCCTCGGAGTGTCGCTGATCGTCACGGGCGTTTATGCCGGCCGCCTCCGTGCCACTGATATGGTATCTACACGCACGGTCGAGGACCTGATCGCCCTCAGACGCGACCTCCACCAACACCCAGAGCCCGCCTGGCGGGAGTTTTACACCACTGCTCGGATCGTCGAGGCGTTGCGAGAGCGCGACGTCGACGAGATACACTACGGGCCGGCGGTGCTCGAGGAGGCTGCTCGGATGAACGTTCCCGACGAGGGAGATGTCGCC
It contains:
- a CDS encoding universal stress protein; this encodes MTTYLLASASVHTTAAVCDYLSDRLTDDDTVMILGVVEPETPQRDVGDAINVARARLAAATVWTEQREGDPVGEILELAADVDADELLVGRRSGDPERESAGLGSTAAAVAGEADRPVVVVPV
- a CDS encoding bifunctional nuclease family protein, which codes for MEHEATVEGIGVGVGEEGAGAPVVLLRAGGQYVPIFVSADQAQSMQLAIDEEPFERPLTHDLLIEMLSEFGGAIDRVRIDDLADGTFYAKIDAEQYNEGSRKDAVFDARPSDGIAIALRVDCPIIVDDGVVEAAGRPPESFEVEDEEPEEFGGEELDDLKEEDDEFGGFGDDPDEFGR
- a CDS encoding DNA polymerase V family protein, whose amino-acid sequence is MNLTKIAGIALAVVLVAGGTAAALPGNATGASDAPTDGPTIEQPNATADADDANETAADADDADETAEAGSERGPPADRGPDADRGPHASDDRGPNADHERGPPTDMPEQVPDFVTEIHETINQFLDGELEGDLGSAIAEITPDDGDSDDQTEDESDDQTEDESDDQTDADEQDDSEDQTGDEQRDDETADSDNQTDADDTVES
- a CDS encoding DUF3194 domain-containing protein; amino-acid sequence: MVEDSEVVKTAADAAENVIFSRSDRSVVDDLDITVTFEEGVLEVDVYLDVADDRIDDRQLADDAALAARAAVDELFS
- a CDS encoding prefoldin subunit beta; the encoded protein is MQGNLPPEAQEKLEELQDLQETAQQVATQKQQAETQLSEAESALDALEDIDEDTGMYRQVGELLVESDYDEAYDDLEEKVDNLGVRVETLEKQEERVQEQFEELQQELQQMLGGGGGGGAGGPSPDIGPGGD